The stretch of DNA GAGTGATAGCATATCATAGTACAAGATTGCAACATACCTCTAAACACACTAACAGCTATATAGTACTAGTCATTGGATCCTTGCAATACATGTATACCAATGATTGTATCGTCAAATTTACTACTCATAATTGATCGTTTCACGTGACACACCACACAAAAAATCCACATATAAGCTAGGTGAACTATATGCATTATAACAATCATAGGATACACTAAATTGTGAGCCGGTTAGATATAACATCCATATCATAGTACTCCGTACAAGATTGTAATGAAAGAGTCCATGCTACTTACCACAAAGTTTCCAAATTTAGCCAAATATTTTCTTCCACTCTTCTTCAGCCCCTTTAAGAAGGTGATGAGTAAAGTACATAAGTGGGCATGTTTTATATAAAATCGTTTTACAGAATACTTGCTGATATTAAATAGAGAGATCGAAAGAAAGTAGTTATTACCAGAGAGAGACATAATGGCAATGATTTTATCAGCCTCGAGATGCCTAAGTAAAACAAGATTGACGTTGACGTCCTCATCCCAGTCCCAATCATCATCAACTACAGCTTGGAATGTACCTAATTGGCCATTCTGGCAAGCGGTAAAGGTGATATATAACTCACATCCATATGAGTAGGCAACCCTAATAAAGGAACAAAACTCAAGCTTTGACGATTGTtggttgttgatattgttgttgtACTGCTTGATGGCTATGAAAGCTTTGGACGAGTAAAGCTTGTTGGTTTTCTTGGTTAAAGTGGGACTATTCTCAATTGCAACCATCCCACCGTCAGATTCATCTCCACCAGGGTGAGTAAAGTAAGAGAGGCAGCTCTTCCATCTACACTGCCACAACAAGCGGGTGAGGCGGGAATAAAGTTCTGGTTTGTTTAGCTTAAGTTTGCAGCCATCGACTTCCAAAATAGAGGCACCAGTTGTGTCAAGTAATCCTGTGATAGCAGAGCTGGTTTCCTCCCACTCTTCTAGTTTTCTTTTGGATTCTTTCTTTCTCATTTCCCAGTATGTTTCTATCTTTGTCTTGTTCTTTTGGGGGATTTCTCTGGCCTCTTGCTTCGATCGACACTCTAAACTATCGATAGAACTCACAGAAGAAACACCATCATATTCATATGAACCCATCGTCATGTCTTCCTAATTTCAAACACCCAATTATGATATCAGAGtttaaattaaatataacttCAAAATTCAAATACCCTAGTTTCAAACGATATTCAATTAAGCAATCAATTTTGGGATTAaatcaaatttcaaaattcagttaccctaaaccctaatttcaaaTACCCAAACTATACCTGATTGATTTAGCAACTAGTATCAGCAATTCAGCATGAACAGTTAAATAATTAATAGTCGAAAGAAGAAAGGAACAAATATCTGATTGATTGATTTAGCAATAAGTAGTAATCTGAATAATTAGTTAAATTAATAAACAATACGAAGAAGAACAAAAATAGTGGAACGAAGAAAGTAGAAAATACCCAGAATATATATCTGACTGATTTAGCAATTAGTATTGGTatgaataaaattaattaaaataataatgaaGAGAAAGAAGAACAAACATAGTCGAAAGAAAAGGAGCTACCTGGAGGCTGGAGGCTGGAGAGATGAGAGACGACCAAGCCAGAActttgttttcccgcctcaccgGCTCCAAATTTAGTACGTAAATCggtatcacaaaatctcatttatgacggcacatatccgtcactctggaGTATAagtgaataatacaataacaagTCTCTAGCTATTACAACCTTTCTTATGAAAACTAGATCGACTAGCATGCGACAACTCGAATAGTCACCAATGTTTGTGACTCGACTCATCTTGCTCGTCACTAAGTCCAAACCTGTGCTCAAACTCTTCCACATATGAACGGAAATATTACTTTACTCACGAATAGCCTTTCGTCAAGCCCAAGGGTACTCTCACTAATCCCGAGGTTCTTTTAGAAGTCTCAAAAGATCCGTGTATTATAGAATTTGCTAAAAAACTTTATACTACCACTCATAATATTTaatacaaaactcaaaaactttaatacAAAACTAAAAAAATAGACAATCAGATGTACTATATctatgtatagtctatgaactgtaATCAATTTGTTACAAATTAtcactatttttatttttatttttattatttggaGTGTGATGTAATGGATCCCAAGATTAAAATAGTTTGACCCAAAATAAGGCCTAAAAGTGAGACAGAAAATCGCAAATCGGCTAGTAGTAGGTAAGCTTAGGCCCATAAAGAAAATTTGGATCGAACTGGATATTTCGATCTTGACCATGCTCGGTCTAAAGTCTTTTAGGTTCAATCCTCAATCCTCATAGTTTTTTTAAGTTTCATTATTTAGCGACCGATCTAAACTGTACCTGGCTCGAAATAACACAAACTAATTACAATAGCTAACTGaaatgaaatcaataacaatGGCTCACCATAATGAAGTCGATTAATTTCGAACTAAACCTGAGAGAGGCTGAGACTAGAGGTGGgaaatgggtcaatcgggtcgggtatGTGTCATGTCAGTTTcaatcgggtcattttgggttgtGTTGGATCGGGTTATTTCGGCTTCCGGGTCAATTTCGAGTGACCTGTTGAGTAGAGATTCTAGGCAAATTGAACAACCATTGAAAAATTGAATTGTCCTTgaaatctacatagtataaaagccaagttttttCTTGGCTTTTGATTGGCCGGTGAGTTTCTACATGTGGGCCCCTCCATGTCTCTCATACCATTTAATTTAATTACCCTCTTTCCTCAACCCAATTATTATTCCTATCTCTTAtccatattttaattatttttattaaaaaacataagttaaaatttcataatttacgTAAAATGTTGCAATTTAGTTATATTCAACAGGTCTAACATGTCAAATACCTTTAatataattttaataaaatacGGTTGTATGTTATCTGATATTCAAATataatatttatcaaatattcgaaTTTCCAAATATAgactatttatattgtcacggTATTGAATACTTAATCACGCTCAATTATATGTTCATGTATTTAATGATAGCGCTTGCTATTACGATCCGTGTATTTtgtgcacgggtataaaactagtaatTAGTAGAAAGCTAAGGCTAATTGTATGTAGAGCGACCGATGAATTCAAATATGAAATGGATGATGGAAACTCCataggaagaagttgacaagaaTCCATGCGAAGAATACGTAAATTGCTAACAATTGTCATCCAAGTCACTCAAATGATTTAACTTTCCACCTGATAAACTAAGCCTAATGACATGGCCGGTTTGGTTACTACAAAGCACCCCACGCCATTGGCAGCAGTCGGTGTGAGGCCTCCAAGATGTGAGTAGCTCACCATCACCAATGTCGATTCCATGTTTGAATTGGAGGAGAGCATCCCTCTCGCTGTCAATACACTGCATAGAGCGACACCGAGTGTTACCGAGTTTCGGTAACACCTTattaaaaaattaataaaaacaaatGTCAAAATATCTATTTTCAGATTTGCGCCAAAATTTTAAAGGTTAGAAGTGTAATTAAATTAGCTAAAGTTTTTTTTAGGTAAATCTAACATATCGAAGCATTACTGATAATAACAATTACTCCGTATGAATTACTCGTAAATGTTTAAACAAATGAGAAGGTAAGTAGATGAATTCTGCTCGTATAGCAAAACCAACTTCATCATTATAATTTGCTTAGTGGGGTATCATTCAAGAGGTTGATCTAGCACTCATATGATTTTACTTTGCgaataataaatttattttaatacAGTTTGCAATCGAATTTGATCTTCGTTAGTTCATTCGCTTCtttgaaattaaattaatttgtctTTATGTAAATTAGGTTTTGATCAATAAATTCTCTCATCAGTCGTGAATTTATTAATGATATTTTCATAAATCAAAGCTTTGTTAATTTGGAAAAGAAGTGTGTGCTTTAAAGTTTCGCAACCAATTGACGATCTTCAATCTAGATCTTATTTCATTAGCTAGAAAGAGATCTCCAGATTAAAATGGTGTTGATAAATAATATGGAACTCAAAATCAATttgattatttagttaattaTAAGATAAAGCTCCTAAATTAcccttattaataattaatttgaaatttaaaaattAAGAGAGGGAAATGAAAATATCTAGCCAATTTACAATTATGCCCCGGGTGTTACCCAAATtgagtaacacccggtgtcgctatctcattttttttaccatgtttgggtgaaaaaaattaaaatattttatttaatatatgGTTTTACAATAGTTTacgataaaatggttttataagAGATTTACTCAAAAGTTAGATTTAAGGTTATTGCAAGTCTGATTATGAAAAAGTTGAAATTTTGGGACTTCGAATATGTCACTCTCGTGTGGCTTACTTAGTATATACGTGATTTGCAGGCTATTTCGTATACTCGAGGATTATCCAGTGCTCACTAAATATAGCAGTCGAGTCCCTCGTTACCAGAAAATTAACAGTcttcacaagctgaagacggata from Silene latifolia isolate original U9 population chromosome 10, ASM4854445v1, whole genome shotgun sequence encodes:
- the LOC141609399 gene encoding uncharacterized protein LOC141609399 yields the protein MTMGSYEYDGVSSVSSIDSLECRSKQEAREIPQKNKTKIETYWEMRKKESKRKLEEWEETSSAITGLLDTTGASILEVDGCKLKLNKPELYSRLTRLLWQCRWKSCLSYFTHPGGDESDGGMVAIENSPTLTKKTNKLYSSKAFIAIKQYNNNINNQQSSKLEFCSFIRVAYSYGCELYITFTACQNGQLGTFQAVVDDDWDWDEDVNVNLVLLRHLEADKIIAIMSLSGAEEEWKKIFG